A region of Trueperaceae bacterium DNA encodes the following proteins:
- the gmk gene encoding guanylate kinase: MTGASGVGKDSIRRVALPQLGDIFYSVSATTRAQRPGEVDGQNYRFLTRERFDELLAADGLLEHAEYVGDYYGTPAAPVEEALSQGRDVLLELELVGARKVKARIPEAVMVFIAPPSMSELERRLRGRGTDSEEKIQKRLARAREEIKAMREFDYVVVNDDLYSAALDFVSIIRAERARAHRVTEADIERTLSG; this comes from the coding sequence ATGACGGGCGCCTCGGGCGTCGGCAAGGACTCGATAAGGCGCGTCGCGCTGCCGCAGCTCGGCGACATCTTCTACTCGGTCTCCGCGACCACCAGGGCCCAGCGCCCCGGCGAGGTGGACGGCCAGAACTACCGCTTCCTCACGCGCGAGCGCTTCGACGAGCTGCTCGCGGCCGACGGTCTGCTCGAGCACGCCGAGTACGTGGGCGACTACTACGGCACGCCCGCCGCGCCCGTCGAGGAGGCGCTGTCGCAGGGCCGCGACGTGCTCCTCGAGCTGGAGCTGGTGGGCGCCCGCAAGGTGAAGGCGCGGATCCCCGAGGCCGTGATGGTGTTCATCGCGCCGCCCTCGATGAGCGAGCTCGAGCGTCGCCTGCGCGGACGCGGCACCGACTCGGAGGAGAAGATCCAGAAGCGCCTGGCGCGGGCCCGCGAGGAGATCAAGGCCATGCGCGAGTTCGACTACGTCGTCGTGAACGACGACCTCTACAGCGCCGCGCTCGACTTCGTCAGCATCATCAGGGCCGAGCGC